A window of Acidobacteriota bacterium contains these coding sequences:
- a CDS encoding CusA/CzcA family heavy metal efflux RND transporter, whose product MLNRIIEWSLRNQFMVVIGVVFAILGGIWAMKSIRLDAIPDLSDVQVIIYTQYPGQAPQVVEDQITYPIASKMLSVPFAKVVRGYSFFGFSFVYVIFEDGTDMYWARSRVLEYLSGMAGQLPDGVAPQLGPDATGVGWAFMYVLNSPERSLADLRSYQDWYLKYGLMSVEGVSEVASIGGFVRQYQVEVDPVKLRAYNIPLAKIRMAIKRSNNDVGGRLIETGEREYMVRGLGYVKEIKDLEEIPLGSGPGGTPILLKDIANITLGPEIRRGLAEWNGEGETVGGVVVVRYGSDTLSTIARVKERLAELQQGLPDDVEISVAYDRTALIHRSIETLTHTLIEESIIVALVCIVFLFHFRSAFVAIVSIPISILLAFIVMKAQGLGANIMSLGGIAISIGVLVDAAIIMVENAHKHVEEWQGRRSHFEIILRSAQEVGPTLFFSLLVITVSFMPIFTLQAQEGRLFKPLAFTKTYSVGLASLVAVTVIPVLMYWFVRGKIHSEENHPVSRILQRVYTPFLNLALRWRWAVVIVSIIVVAVTWIPMQKMGSEFMPPLWEGDLLYMPTTFPGISITKAKELLQQTDKIIATFPEVESVLGKIGRAETATDPAPLSMIETTIVLKDPSEWRTGMTKDELVEELDRAIQFPGLTNAWTMPIKTRIDMLSTGIKTPVGIKIAGPDLSELERIGKEVEAVVKPLEGTLSAYAERVMGGNYLDFDIDREAAARYGLTVGDVQDVIMSAVGGMNVSMTVEGLERYPINLRYPRELRDNVAALGDVLVPTPNGAQIPLTQLATIRVHQGPPAIKSENARPNAWVYVDLRGIDVGTWVKRAKQVVAENVELPSGYTIFWSGQYEYMQRAKQRLVIIVPITLFLTFLILYLNTKSIIKTAIVLSAIPFSVVGSMWLLYFLHYNWSIAVWVGLIALAGLSAETGVVMLLYLDIAFERWSTEGKMASYADLADAVDHGAVKRIRPKMMTVMTILFSLGPVLWAAGAGADVMRRIAAPMVGGVITSFIAELIVFPAIYFIWRSVKLTRTPLFPHTDSEAGSAVAVRDEQ is encoded by the coding sequence ATTTTCGAGGACGGTACCGACATGTACTGGGCCCGCTCCCGAGTCCTGGAGTATCTGAGCGGTATGGCGGGTCAACTTCCGGACGGGGTCGCTCCCCAGTTGGGACCGGACGCCACCGGAGTCGGCTGGGCGTTTATGTACGTCCTCAACTCGCCCGAACGGTCGCTTGCCGATCTGCGCTCCTACCAGGACTGGTACCTGAAGTACGGACTCATGTCGGTGGAGGGAGTCTCGGAGGTCGCCTCGATTGGTGGATTCGTCCGCCAGTACCAGGTTGAGGTCGATCCGGTCAAACTTCGTGCCTACAACATTCCACTTGCCAAGATCAGGATGGCGATCAAGCGCTCCAACAATGACGTCGGCGGTCGCCTGATCGAGACCGGCGAACGGGAGTACATGGTCCGTGGCCTCGGCTACGTCAAGGAAATCAAGGACCTCGAGGAGATTCCACTCGGTTCGGGACCCGGCGGCACGCCGATACTGCTCAAGGACATCGCCAACATAACTCTCGGTCCGGAAATTCGGCGCGGGCTGGCAGAATGGAACGGTGAGGGAGAGACGGTAGGTGGCGTTGTCGTAGTCCGCTACGGCTCGGACACGCTGTCGACGATTGCGCGGGTCAAGGAGCGCCTGGCGGAGCTTCAGCAGGGCCTGCCCGACGACGTCGAGATCTCGGTGGCATATGATCGTACTGCGCTCATTCACCGCTCGATCGAGACCTTGACCCACACTCTCATCGAGGAATCGATCATCGTCGCGTTGGTCTGCATCGTCTTCCTCTTCCACTTTCGCTCGGCGTTCGTCGCCATCGTCTCGATCCCGATCTCGATCCTTCTCGCCTTCATCGTCATGAAGGCCCAGGGTTTGGGCGCCAACATCATGTCGCTCGGAGGTATCGCGATCTCAATTGGTGTCCTTGTGGACGCGGCCATCATCATGGTGGAAAACGCCCACAAGCATGTTGAGGAGTGGCAAGGCCGAAGATCCCACTTCGAGATCATCTTACGTTCGGCGCAGGAGGTCGGACCGACACTCTTCTTCAGCCTGCTCGTCATCACGGTCTCGTTCATGCCGATCTTCACCCTGCAGGCCCAGGAGGGCCGGCTCTTCAAGCCGCTGGCGTTCACCAAGACGTACTCGGTCGGGCTTGCCTCACTGGTCGCGGTAACCGTCATCCCGGTCCTGATGTACTGGTTCGTTCGCGGCAAGATCCACTCGGAGGAGAATCATCCGGTCTCTCGGATCCTGCAGCGCGTGTACACACCGTTCCTCAACCTGGCCCTCCGCTGGCGGTGGGCCGTGGTGATCGTTTCCATTATCGTCGTTGCGGTCACCTGGATTCCGATGCAGAAGATGGGCTCGGAGTTCATGCCGCCTCTGTGGGAGGGCGACCTCCTCTACATGCCAACGACCTTTCCCGGCATCTCCATCACCAAGGCCAAGGAGCTCCTCCAGCAGACCGACAAGATCATCGCGACGTTCCCCGAGGTGGAGTCGGTGTTGGGCAAGATCGGCCGCGCCGAGACTGCAACCGACCCGGCGCCACTGTCGATGATCGAGACCACCATCGTTCTCAAAGATCCCTCCGAATGGCGAACCGGAATGACCAAGGACGAGCTCGTCGAGGAGCTCGACCGCGCGATCCAGTTCCCGGGTCTGACCAACGCCTGGACGATGCCGATCAAAACTCGCATCGACATGCTTTCAACCGGGATCAAGACCCCGGTCGGCATCAAGATCGCCGGGCCGGATCTGTCGGAGCTCGAGCGCATCGGTAAGGAGGTGGAAGCAGTCGTCAAGCCGCTCGAGGGCACGCTTTCGGCGTACGCGGAGCGCGTAATGGGCGGCAACTACCTCGACTTCGACATCGACCGCGAGGCCGCGGCGCGCTACGGCCTGACGGTCGGCGATGTTCAAGATGTGATCATGTCCGCTGTCGGCGGTATGAACGTGTCCATGACCGTCGAAGGGCTCGAGCGCTACCCGATCAACCTCCGCTACCCGCGCGAGTTGCGGGACAACGTTGCGGCACTTGGCGACGTACTGGTGCCGACCCCGAACGGTGCTCAGATCCCGCTGACCCAGCTCGCCACGATCCGCGTCCATCAGGGTCCGCCCGCGATCAAGTCCGAGAATGCACGCCCCAACGCCTGGGTGTATGTCGACCTTCGCGGCATCGACGTCGGGACGTGGGTCAAACGGGCCAAGCAAGTGGTCGCGGAGAATGTCGAGCTGCCCTCCGGCTACACAATCTTCTGGTCCGGCCAGTACGAGTACATGCAGCGGGCCAAGCAGCGGCTGGTCATCATCGTCCCGATCACGTTGTTTCTGACCTTTCTCATCCTCTACCTGAACACGAAATCGATTATCAAGACCGCGATCGTGCTGTCGGCGATACCGTTTTCGGTTGTCGGTTCAATGTGGCTTCTTTACTTCCTCCACTACAACTGGTCGATCGCCGTCTGGGTCGGGTTGATCGCTCTCGCCGGGCTGTCGGCAGAGACGGGTGTCGTGATGCTGCTGTATCTCGACATCGCCTTCGAGCGGTGGTCGACCGAAGGGAAGATGGCGAGTTACGCCGACCTTGCGGACGCCGTCGACCACGGGGCGGTCAAGAGAATCCGCCCGAAGATGATGACCGTGATGACGATTCTGTTCTCGCTGGGCCCGGTGCTCTGGGCCGCGGGCGCCGGAGCCGACGTCATGCGACGCATCGCGGCACCGATGGTCGGGGGCGTGATCACGTCGTTCATCGCGGAGCTCATCGTCTTTCCGGCGATCTATTTCATCTGGCGTTCGGTCAAACTCACCCGTACACCGCTGTTTCCTCACACCGACAGCGAGGCGGGCTCAGCTGTGGCTGTAAGGGACGAACAATGA